CCATGGATGATCCAGAGGCTTTTGTGGAGCTTTTCGGCAGCTGCATGGGAATGACCAGAAGAGTGGGTCCTACACCTCCTCTTGTTGTCAGAGGAAGCAGGGCTTGCCATACAGTAACTGTCTCTGCATGTGCAACTGGAGTTCCAGACTGTGAGGAGAGTGATGCTGCAATGGGTCAACCAGACTCAAGACTCTCGAACTGACAACCTTTCTGGGTCCTGACACATGTGGAGGTCGGCAGCTCGTTCGTCTTCATGCAGCAGGTCAAAGGCTCCCATCGGTGGTGGATACTGGCTCAATGGAaacaacttcacacacacacacacacacacacacacacacacacacacacacacacacaatatttcagGGCTTTCTCCTAATTACTTTTCAAGCTCATGCTCTGGTGTGCACTATGACCACTGTTAGATCTTTCCTCACTCTCTAGTTTACAGCATTCAAATTTTTTTCCTGAAAGAAACAAGGCACACATAAATAAACGCTCCATGATCACACAGATGAGAAATCACACGTTACCTGCCAGTTGAACCCACCTCCACTCTGTCTGCAGCTGACACTTGACCACACCTCCCCTACCACACACTGATCAGTGCATCAGTAGTACATGTTTAATTCAATGAATAATTGCACATTGGCCACAAAATGGAGGCaaagacagaagcaagtgcaggttacaTAGTTTAATACCAAAAAGAACAAGTTCAAACGGTAACGCAAAATCCACAAACTTAAATAGacagaggtcaggcaatcaggaAAACAGTCAAAACAAGGTTAAGCAGAGTGACAAGATCAACGAGTACGAGCAaccccccccaccaaaaaaaaaagaccccaaCTTGATTTCAAGGCTCGGTATAGCCAGAGAGCTAGTCAAGTGAGTGTATACGTtgcaatggctgtgtgtgtgagagagtctcttaagtagtgtggtgtgattgagcGTGTAATTGGGAgcaggtgtgtctgattagttCTTAAGTGAAGGTGACAGTGTGTagctttgggagttgtagtcatcgGCCATatttgtagttcgtggtgcattctgggaaatggagtcgctggtttgccatgacatgacaAGCATGTTTTACATGTCACATGTGTTGCTTTACAGATGAGCGTCGGGCTGATGCACAAGGTAAGTACTGATCAACAACTACTTCAGAATATTAAGTATATCTTACTCCCAACATGAGTAAGTGTCATTTGACATGGAAAATAGAAAGCCCCTTGTTTTCATTAATATCTTTATGTTATTCTAGTTCGGATTCCTGCACCTATATCTCGTCCCACTACTTCACACAGGACTTACACTTCATCATCTGTAAACTGGggtaaatgttacatttattaaGCCTTAAATCTAGTAACCTAACAACCAAGCATAAGGTaaccaaatcttttttttttttggtattgaTTATATAACAGTTGATTCAGACCCACACTTCATCATTGAGTTCCCAGACCAAAATGATGCATTCTGCTTCAACATCAACGACACACCAGGCACCATCTTTAACCTGATCAAAGATCCACTGACCGGTAAGTTGAAATGCGGTTTTCCAAGATTCTCTAAAATCTTTTCAAGATTCTCTAAAGTGACCTTTTTCTTAAAGGTATCATGGTAAATGGTCAAACCATTGGGGACAAGAAGATAGACCCTGAGAAAACAGTAAACACCTACTTTGGGCGCTTTGGAATCATTCATGCAAAGTTTGGCATCAGATTGGTGGTGACTACACAGGACATCTTGGTGTCTGAAAAGGGCAAACAGGCAAAACTCTTCTGGTCTGAAAATACCACCAACAAAGGGCCCAAGTGAGTAAGACAAACACTTCAATGTGGGGGTACTGGAAGGGCAGTGGTGGcgcaacggttaaggctctgtgttactgatcagaCGGGTATGATTGCAagctccagcaccaccacactgggcaaggcccttaaccctccagGGTGTtatatcatgactgaccctgtgctctgaccccaccttcctaacaagctgggatatgtgaagaaaagaatttcactgtgctgtaatgtatatgtgacaattGAATTTGTTTTGAAAAGATCATAATCCTAATCCAATTATATCATTCAGGCATTTAGAGCTTCTTTGAAATGTGTAACCCAAATGAATGTGTAATATAAAGCATAATTGTAGACCCAAAACACATCCATTATTGTTTAATCAATATAGTTAGACAGTCAGCTCATTGTCAACATAAACAGTGCAATCTCCTGTATAAACCACTTATAACTAGATGGTAAAAATATCTGAGATTCATTTCTCCTTTTCTCAGTATGGACCTGCATGTAACCAAAGACCGCAGTCTTACAGTGACCTTGAGGAACTCGATGAAATTTGTTATAATTCTACACAAAGTGTGGAAGAAACACCCTTACCACCAGGACTACTTGGGCTTTTACACCCTGGACAGCCACCTGTTTTCAAAACAAGTTCACGGTCTACTTGGTAATTTCCCACCAAAGTCATTAATTTTAACATTACAGGGCATACAGTATAGCAGGAGCATCCCAGCAAACAGGGGACAACCCCCGGATGTTGTGAACGTCCACTTAGGTCTGCATTTGGTCCGGTTTATAATGTTCGCTGGCGGATGTTCCGAGGAAGTCAGATTCATCTATGATTCATAAATCATAACACTACTGAATGTGTTCCTTTCAGCGAAAGTCCCCTAAGCTTCCCGAATGGCCGCTGGATGTACTGTGAACGTCCCCTTCAATGTCCGTAGGACATGAAGGGGACCCTACACACGGACGTTCGGGGGACATTCATAGAGGCCATTTAGGGGACGTCCTGGGgacctttttttgtcagctgggATTTAGCTAAAATTTCTTGCAGCATAAAATTCCTTGTTTACGAAGGCCCGTTAAGATACGCAACAAACATGACTTTATTTTTACTGATTAACCATTAAATTTTGttgatgttattatattatattacacatttAGTTTTCGACGTTGAcgttttatatgatttttttttgattattcGTTCAATGTTGCCTTCTTACAGGACAGTTTTTCCATGGTGTAACATTTGAAGTTAGTGATGTCTTTCAAGGGGAAGACCCAGACAAACCAGATGCCAATATGTTTGTGAAGGGCCACAATCTCACAGTgaccaggtaaaaaaaaaaaaaaaaatctataaataaaatacaaaaatcacATATCctatgattttacacaaacatgtaaacattatAGAAATGTTAAGGTAAGGCCTTAGaactgaatgaattaatattaattgtGTACTGTGTGACTCCAGGGGCTGGCAGAAAGACTTCAGGAAGGATGTGAAGAAAGGAGAAAACGTGCCCTGTTGGTTCATTCATAATAACGGCACAGGGCTTATCGATGGAGTCATTGGAGACTACATTGTCTCTGGACTCTTCAAGACAACCTGAGAGAGGAGACAAGGCTAAAATGGACCTGCCTAGATTGCAACggacaaacacatttttttctaattaattaCTGATCGCATAAAGCTAAGGGGAAACCATCCTATTTCATTAAGATGACCTTGTTTCCTTTGAATATGTACAAGCTTGCTTCATATTAAACATCTCTGACAactgcaaaaaaattatataaactgCATGTCTGTGTCTTTTCATACCAAACTGTGAGCTACAATGCCACAATCGCATGATTACTTTCCCACTGAGCCACTGGTGCTAATGAAAAGCAACAAGAGCAGCCATAAGGTTCAGTAAACGATCAcccaaagaagaaaaagaaaaattaaacataACACAGTTTAAGCATACAACCATGGGAGGCAAGTACTTTCCCACAAAGCCACGACATCTCACATGGGCAAGCCTGCTTTGAAACAATTTATCCTGGCACCCAACTACTTTGTTTGGGGTTTGACCTAAGGTATGATTTATAGGCCAATTCTTACGTCTTAACTGGTGATTCAGATGCACTGGTGCACTGGTAGGTGTGTGCCTGACAGTCATGGCTTGAGGCTTGTTTCAGGTTAGATGAATGTGTCTTTGTAGGTGATGTAAAGTAAAAGATAAACccctaaaaaaaagtttggttgTTTGAAGGAGTTGGTGGTTCAGTGGGCAAGTGAACAGACAGGTATGCATTCAAGAGTCATGGTTTGAGGTGTTATGTTTTCCTTATGAATATACAGCTTTGTGGACAGGTcttgtagaaaaataaatagataaataaataaaaatttacaaaaggagtTTTACCGGAAGGCACTGGTGGCTCAGTGGGCTGGGGGTGAGGTCTGGGCTGTCCCTGCAAGCACACAGGAGTGGGACCAACTCTGGCGAGCTGAAGGTGCTGGGACCCAGTGGGGCACTATATCTGGCAAAGAGAGTGAAAGCCAGTATGTCCAAACTGGGGCTCCTGGAGAGGTGGGAGGAGGGGTTATGCTGCTCTGGgttatttcttttatatatatatatatatatatatatatgcttttttattattatatctatacatatatatttacctCTTATCTACTTGCTATGCTACATCAACTATAGTGTTTTTGTTGTACTACTTACTTGTTACATAATTCTACAactttctaaatataaaagttACTTAGCAAGTAACTTTCTCTTGCTAACATAGTAAGCAACTTTTATTCTAAATTAGCATAACCACTacttttcccccctcatgcAGGCTCCCAGGCCTTGCACTCCTCAATTGGACTTGAACCCAGAACTGCAGCACCCCCCATACACACTCTCTAGCCCATTAAGCTACTGGTGCTGACAACcataccacttttttttttttttgcacatttatattttttctgtatttatttctagaaagaattAAGTAAGATCTGAACAAGGAACTTCAGAGTTGAAAGGCGACTGCTCTCTTATTACACCACAGAGACTCACAGAAACTAGGCTGTTTTTAAAGAGTTTATCCTGAATATAGCTCAAGTGCTCTTCTTTCAGATCAAAAGTCCGGTCCTCTGTCTAATTTAGTGATTCAGTGGGCAAGCAAGGTGAGACCAGTCATGAATGCATGAGATTCATAGTTTTGGCTACTGTGACAAGTCAAGAATCGTCTTAATAAGCGCACACAGTTCTGGACCTATGGTCAGATATAACTTTTTTTCATATCCTGATATAAAAATATGAGTAGTAGATATTTAATTCTTAAATTAGACCTTTATCTTCAGTTTGTTGCTGAACACATCATGTACAAGAGGGCATATTTAGGCAGAAACTCTCTTCACAAGCATCAGAAGTAGTAATATTATTGTCATGTTATCTGTAATCAGAAATCAACTACAATGTCTAAAATGGAGGAAAGTTGTTATTAGAACGttttaatgtataaaacatAAGACTTGAAATGGGAACAAAAGAATCAACCAAATATtgtacaaattatacaaaaattAATTCAACATTTGGAAATAAGATCAAATGTGTAATTCCAAATTCCAGTTCAATCATCATAGAACTATACACCAGCCTTTCTTAAAAATGGTTCTTAAAGTACTGGCCCACAGTGGGCTGTCAGCCATCTTTCCCTTTAATGCAGATGGTTTCCTGATCTGATCTCCTCACTTGCTGAAGACACTCCCTGATGGAGCTTTGGGTTTGTCCAGTGCAGTCTCTGTTCCGGTGCGCAATCCACTAAACACTGATGGAGCTGTCTTGCCCATACGTTCTGAAATCAGAGGCAACGGATACATCACTGCACTGGTTGATACACAaagtactgtaatgtatatacaCGTCAAGACCTTTAAACCTATgatgtaaggagtaaaacacttgcaCTGTGGTTTACAGGAAACATAGTCATCAGCATGGTTTTATGATACAGCCTGAGGAGAACCAGAGGtactgttaccacctcaaaGCTGATTTCCATTAACACCAATAAAGGTTCAGATATTATAgaagttttattccttttacaccacagcaatttacccaAACTAACCATCTTCattcattaaagaacaaaatgGCGCAAGTTTTAaccgtttatagttgcatttaatgtggAACACTTGTGAAACGAGTTAGTTCcagttatcatttacattatagcagcagCCATTCCCTCACCGGGCTCTTTTTTTTCCGCTCTCATGAAGATAattagacaaataaaactacagtttatcatgttactgagaaaccagaactGACCTTCTTTagtcacagctttacctctgattgttacaacgcgctgacgctggagactccttccataaatgttaaataaaaaataactgacAACTCACAAATCACCAACAACTGCACCACATCAACAATGATACACGGAAAAGTTCACCATAGAAGTGCCtgtgcaagttgttactatggaaacgtcATGTTAGAGCatgttcattaatataaacctgcaactTTTCTTACAGCCAGATCTACTACTGTACAGacctgctgaccaatcagatctgagCACTGAACAACTCTGTGGTATACATAAGCAATACTGCACGTGAGAGtgctgttatactgaatatacAACACGAGGCAGCAGGTAATCTCGCACGATTGTGAATGAAGGTGAAACGGTACAAGCTGTCAATAATAGAACTAATGACACATAAGTGAGTAAGTTTAATAAAGTCTTTAAAAACAGAACTCCTAACTTAACCTGAAAGCAATTGGGATAATAACTCAtgtgtaaatactgtatataatacaacaacaacaaaacagtggACTGAGATGGACATTGCCAGACTCACCACACTCCACCATGACTTCATATGTTTTACTCTTCACTTCTCCCTTCAGGCCCAGCTTACTGCGGGCCCCTTTCAAGTCCTCCACTTTCACAGGCGGACGCTTCTTCTTCATCTCTCCTGGCTGATGGAGTGAATCAGACGATAAAAGAAATTTAATTCGATTCCCATGCGACAACAAACACGTTATATATTCGCATATTTATCGACATAAGCACACACCTGAGACATGTCGTGTGTCCGGACGATCCTGACTAGCAGCAAGCTGACTGTTTACTTGTCCCGC
This window of the Ictalurus furcatus strain D&B chromosome 21, Billie_1.0, whole genome shotgun sequence genome carries:
- the LOC128625111 gene encoding musculoskeletal embryonic nuclear protein 1 isoform X1, producing the protein MSQPGEMKKKRPPVKVEDLKGARSKLGLKGEVKSKTYEVMVECERMGKTAPSVFSGLRTGTETALDKPKAPSGSVFSK